A window from Variovorax sp. PBL-E5 encodes these proteins:
- a CDS encoding hydroxymethylglutaryl-CoA lyase, with protein MTAPDVLISEVGPRDGLQSVKATMPTHDKLRWIDALHAAGVREIEVASFVPARLLPQMADAAEVVRHAVTLPGLTVMALVPNRKGAEAALAAGVHKLTVPVSASAAHSLANVRRTREEMVEEVRAISDLRRALAPHVKLEAGISTAFGCTLQGAVPEDEVIRLAAQCIAAGADESGLSDTVGYANPAQVRRLFRRLFAEIGDKAGAAHMHNTRGLGLANCLAAYEEGVRTFDASLGGLGGCPYAPGASGNVVTEDLVFMFEAMGIATGIDVARLIAARAPLIAGLPGEPVYGMTPEAGLPKNFIQKGAHV; from the coding sequence CGTCCTCATCAGCGAAGTCGGCCCGCGCGATGGCCTGCAGTCCGTCAAGGCCACGATGCCCACGCACGACAAGCTGCGCTGGATCGATGCGCTCCACGCGGCCGGCGTGCGCGAGATCGAGGTCGCTTCCTTCGTGCCCGCGCGCCTGCTGCCCCAGATGGCCGATGCCGCAGAGGTGGTGCGCCATGCCGTCACCTTGCCCGGCCTGACCGTGATGGCACTGGTGCCCAACCGCAAGGGCGCCGAAGCGGCGCTGGCCGCGGGCGTGCACAAGCTCACGGTGCCGGTCTCCGCGAGTGCGGCTCATTCGCTGGCCAACGTGCGCAGGACGCGCGAGGAGATGGTCGAGGAAGTGCGTGCCATCTCCGATCTGCGCCGCGCGCTCGCGCCCCACGTGAAGCTCGAGGCCGGCATCTCCACCGCCTTCGGCTGCACGCTGCAGGGCGCGGTGCCCGAAGACGAGGTGATCCGTCTCGCGGCGCAGTGCATCGCCGCCGGCGCCGACGAATCGGGCCTGTCCGACACCGTCGGCTACGCCAATCCCGCGCAGGTGCGGCGGCTGTTCAGGCGGCTCTTCGCCGAGATCGGCGACAAGGCGGGCGCGGCCCACATGCACAACACGCGCGGGCTCGGCCTCGCCAACTGCCTCGCGGCTTATGAAGAGGGCGTGCGCACCTTCGATGCCTCGCTCGGCGGCCTCGGCGGCTGTCCCTATGCGCCGGGCGCGTCGGGCAACGTCGTGACGGAAGACCTGGTCTTCATGTTCGAGGCGATGGGCATCGCCACCGGCATCGACGTCGCCAGGCTCATCGCGGCGCGCGCGCCGCTCATCGCCGGTCTGCCGGGCGAGCCGGTCTACGGCATGACGCCCGAAGCCGGCCTGCCCAAGAACTTCAT